A stretch of the Capricornis sumatraensis isolate serow.1 chromosome 19, serow.2, whole genome shotgun sequence genome encodes the following:
- the LOC138095303 gene encoding small ribosomal subunit protein eS27-like: MPLAKDLHHPSPEEEKRKHKKKCLVQSPNSYFMDVKCPGCYKITTVFSHAQTVVLCVGCSTVLCQPTGGKARLTEGCSFRRKQH, translated from the coding sequence ATGCCTCTCGCAAAGGATCTTCATCATCCCTCTccagaagaggagaagaggaaacacAAGAAGAAGTGCCTGGTGCAGAGCCCCAATTCCTATTTCATGGATGTAAAATGCCCAGGATGCTATAAAATCACCACCGTCTTCAGCCATGCACAAACAGTAGTTTTGTGTGTTGGCTGCTCtactgtcctctgccagcctacaggaGGAAAAGCAAGGCTTACAGAAGGATGCTCTTTCAGACGGAAGCAGCACTAA